One window from the genome of Bacillus tianshenii encodes:
- the ade gene encoding adenine deaminase translates to MDEQKEMLMRKIAVANKQIPADTLIKNGKIIDIFNLEIMYGDVAIADGMIVGIGEFEGKEIIDAQGRYISPSFIDGHVHIESSMVTPSEFAKVVLPHGVTTVITDPHEIGNVSGTEGIHYMLHDSENIPLDTYYMLPSCVPATPFENNGAVLKADDLAPLYKHERVLGLAEVMDYPSVQHAEESMIDKLVLTNKHRDHIDGHLAGLDANAVNIYRTAGVRTDHECTSVEEALDRLRRGMYVMIREGSVAKDLKSLLPAVNTKNSRRFVFCTDDKHLDDLIEEGSVDHNVRLAIQEGIHPLLAIQMASLNTAECYSLHNKGAIAPGYDADFLLLDDLETIRIHKVYKSGVLVGKDSKYAGPAYERKQPETKLISTVHVPEINANDLQIEIGPSQEANIIEIIPNNIVTKHLTETTAVEDGYFVPSIEKDQLKLVVVERHKLTGNIGLGIVKGFGLTEGAIATTIAHDSHNIVATGTNDEDILTAINTLQEMNGGLVIIHNGKVTASLSLQLSGLMSINDYQTVNKGLGEIKQALAQLGYKGEFNPFLTLSFLTLPVIPALKLTDLGLFNVNQFKHIDVKA, encoded by the coding sequence ATGGACGAACAAAAAGAGATGTTAATGAGAAAAATTGCTGTTGCAAACAAGCAGATCCCCGCAGATACTTTGATAAAAAACGGGAAAATAATCGATATCTTCAACCTTGAAATCATGTACGGTGATGTCGCCATTGCTGATGGAATGATTGTTGGAATTGGCGAATTCGAGGGCAAGGAAATAATCGATGCCCAAGGCCGTTATATTTCCCCTTCTTTTATTGATGGACATGTTCACATTGAATCATCCATGGTAACACCAAGTGAATTTGCAAAAGTAGTTCTGCCTCACGGCGTCACTACGGTGATTACCGACCCTCACGAGATTGGAAATGTTTCAGGAACAGAGGGCATTCACTATATGCTTCATGATTCGGAGAACATTCCACTTGATACATATTACATGCTCCCATCTTGTGTACCAGCTACTCCTTTCGAAAACAATGGTGCAGTGTTAAAAGCAGATGATTTAGCACCTCTTTACAAGCATGAACGCGTACTTGGTTTAGCTGAGGTGATGGATTACCCATCTGTGCAGCATGCAGAAGAATCCATGATTGATAAGTTAGTTCTAACGAACAAACACCGCGACCATATCGATGGTCACCTTGCTGGACTAGATGCAAATGCTGTAAATATTTACCGAACTGCAGGCGTTCGTACTGACCATGAATGTACATCCGTTGAGGAAGCACTTGACCGCTTAAGACGTGGTATGTACGTGATGATTCGAGAGGGTTCTGTTGCAAAAGATTTGAAATCCCTCCTACCTGCCGTCAATACGAAAAATTCGCGCCGCTTCGTATTTTGCACAGATGATAAGCACCTTGATGATTTAATTGAAGAAGGCAGTGTTGACCATAATGTACGGTTAGCCATACAGGAGGGCATTCACCCCTTGTTAGCGATCCAAATGGCCTCACTGAACACAGCAGAATGCTACAGCTTACATAACAAAGGCGCCATTGCTCCTGGCTATGACGCAGATTTTTTACTATTAGATGATTTGGAAACGATCCGTATACATAAAGTGTACAAATCAGGAGTCCTTGTTGGTAAAGATAGCAAATACGCAGGACCAGCATATGAGCGAAAACAACCGGAAACAAAGCTCATATCAACGGTTCATGTACCCGAAATAAACGCAAATGACCTGCAAATCGAGATTGGTCCATCACAAGAAGCAAACATAATCGAAATAATCCCGAACAACATTGTAACGAAGCACCTTACCGAAACAACTGCAGTCGAAGACGGGTATTTTGTGCCTTCCATCGAGAAGGACCAACTAAAATTAGTTGTCGTAGAGCGTCACAAGCTAACAGGCAATATTGGCTTAGGGATTGTAAAAGGATTCGGCTTAACTGAAGGAGCAATTGCTACCACAATCGCCCATGATTCCCATAATATCGTCGCAACCGGAACAAATGATGAAGACATTCTGACTGCTATCAACACACTACAAGAAATGAACGGCGGATTGGTCATCATCCATAATGGAAAAGTAACCGCATCGCTTTCACTTCAGCTGTCAGGCTTAATGTCTATCAATGATTATCAAACTGTAAACAAAGGGCTCGGCGAGATCAAGCAAGCATTAGCTCAACTCGGCTACAAAGGTGAATTCAACCCATTTCTAACCCTCTCATTCTTAACATTGCCTGTCATACCAGCTCTAAAATTAACAGACTTAGGCTTATTTAATGTGAATCAGTTCAAACATATCGACGTAAAAGCATAA
- a CDS encoding GNAT family N-acetyltransferase has protein sequence MNAAIYRREAIATIPWEDYQDGETMKRYFLPLIEKGTTTYVKNVQTEMLFIGCGDVLLPVSRNEEEYTNSYVTSPFTHYISYAKEELRFLNIPAVAPLLEGLLSRLGKRAQKSQVNKIIYVNNWLLSTNLYVKVSDEQLQAITARLVHEFPDYLIAFRSLIKRLHTPIIHALEASGFSAVPSRYVYLFGDVEEEALNAKQRKQIRQDKKLIEKHGYEVVSKEQLTEEDYSQIVALYNALYLERYSYHNPQFTERYMKNLVESGFGTVKGLRRNGRLEGVIIYVTLTGVLTTPVLGYDTSLPKEYGMYRMLTYLIYEEAKENKLFLHRSAGAGQFKYNRGSTGEAEYTLLYMKHLPQSRRRIWKLFDFILRRFIIPTVEKKKL, from the coding sequence ATGAATGCGGCGATTTATAGACGTGAAGCAATCGCAACCATTCCTTGGGAGGATTATCAAGATGGGGAAACGATGAAACGTTATTTCCTGCCTCTTATTGAAAAGGGCACAACAACATACGTTAAGAATGTACAAACAGAAATGCTCTTTATTGGCTGTGGCGACGTGTTACTCCCTGTCAGCCGCAATGAAGAAGAATATACGAATTCATATGTGACATCACCATTTACCCACTATATTTCCTATGCGAAAGAGGAACTGCGCTTCTTAAATATTCCAGCAGTTGCCCCATTGCTTGAAGGCTTGCTTTCAAGGCTTGGAAAGCGAGCGCAGAAATCACAAGTGAATAAAATCATATATGTGAACAACTGGCTTCTTTCCACGAATTTGTATGTGAAGGTGAGTGATGAGCAGCTGCAGGCGATCACTGCAAGGCTTGTGCATGAATTTCCTGATTATCTTATCGCCTTTCGTTCGCTCATTAAACGGCTGCACACTCCTATTATTCATGCGCTAGAAGCTAGTGGTTTTTCTGCGGTGCCAAGCCGTTATGTGTATCTCTTTGGGGATGTGGAAGAGGAAGCGTTGAATGCCAAGCAACGAAAGCAGATTCGCCAGGATAAGAAGTTGATTGAGAAGCACGGCTATGAAGTGGTCTCGAAAGAACAGCTGACAGAAGAAGACTATTCACAAATCGTCGCGCTCTACAACGCCCTATACTTAGAGCGTTATTCCTATCATAATCCACAATTTACAGAGAGGTATATGAAGAACTTAGTTGAGAGCGGGTTTGGCACTGTAAAAGGGTTAAGGCGAAATGGCAGGCTTGAGGGTGTTATCATTTACGTGACATTAACTGGTGTTCTAACAACACCTGTACTTGGCTATGATACGTCACTACCGAAAGAGTATGGGATGTATCGAATGTTAACGTATTTAATTTATGAGGAAGCGAAGGAAAACAAACTGTTTCTTCATCGAAGTGCTGGAGCAGGGCAGTTTAAATATAACCGAGGTTCGACTGGTGAAGCGGAATACACTCTTTTGTATATGAAGCACCTTCCGCAGTCACGTCGCCGGATTTGGAAGCTGTTTGATTTTATCTTAAGACGATTTATTATCCCAACAGTTGAAAAGAAGAAATTATAA
- the liaF gene encoding cell wall-active antibiotics response protein LiaF, which yields MLRQKKTDYMSGTLLIGIFILLVEVTFFNRGLIVSLLLSLLLIYFGRKKLHRLFGKVLFWVGVISLFFTVINMMTLKFLLLAIILYFILKYFQSKKEPHYLSPDIRESSRVEPAVIKRKPLFENNLFGQNRTMEEVYEWNDVNIQTGVGDTVIDLSYTVLPKGEAVIAIRNVVGNVRILVPYEVELSVHHSVVAGATTILEHEESKVFNQTISFQTADYDEATQKLKIITSMLVGDLEVNRV from the coding sequence ATGCTACGTCAGAAGAAAACAGATTATATGAGCGGCACGCTTCTTATTGGCATATTTATTTTGTTAGTTGAAGTGACATTTTTCAATCGTGGGCTTATCGTTTCGTTGCTTCTTTCGTTATTGCTTATTTATTTCGGACGTAAGAAATTACATCGTTTATTTGGAAAGGTTTTATTCTGGGTGGGAGTCATTAGCTTATTCTTTACGGTTATTAATATGATGACACTCAAGTTTTTACTACTTGCCATTATTCTTTATTTTATATTGAAATATTTTCAGTCAAAAAAAGAGCCTCATTATTTATCTCCAGATATTCGGGAATCTTCACGTGTTGAACCAGCAGTTATAAAGCGAAAACCGCTTTTCGAAAATAATTTGTTTGGGCAAAACAGAACGATGGAAGAAGTCTATGAATGGAACGATGTGAACATCCAAACAGGTGTAGGAGATACAGTTATTGACTTAAGCTATACAGTGTTGCCTAAAGGTGAAGCGGTGATTGCTATTCGGAATGTCGTTGGCAATGTACGTATTCTTGTCCCGTATGAAGTGGAATTAAGTGTTCATCATTCTGTAGTGGCAGGAGCGACGACTATATTAGAGCATGAAGAATCAAAGGTTTTCAACCAAACCATTTCCTTTCAGACAGCTGACTATGATGAAGCCACACAAAAATTAAAAATTATAACGTCAATGCTTGTTGGTGATCTTGAGGTGAACAGAGTATGA
- a CDS encoding flagellar basal body rod protein: MKKLGLLVVGGIAAFTLIANLDSLVGLAISLVIMYYALKGFLKAESLFKKVLWAVFGLIALAVSAANVPAIIGIVAAYVLYLVVKKWKTKKEVVVEEDPFINFEKQWAELNKNY, encoded by the coding sequence ATGAAAAAGCTCGGGTTGTTGGTAGTGGGAGGTATCGCCGCTTTCACATTGATTGCAAATCTGGACTCACTTGTCGGCTTAGCAATCAGCTTAGTGATTATGTATTACGCGTTAAAAGGCTTCTTGAAAGCAGAATCATTATTCAAGAAGGTGCTATGGGCAGTGTTCGGGTTAATTGCGTTAGCAGTATCCGCAGCAAATGTACCTGCAATTATCGGTATCGTAGCTGCATACGTTCTCTACCTTGTCGTGAAGAAGTGGAAGACCAAGAAGGAAGTTGTCGTAGAAGAAGACCCATTTATTAACTTTGAAAAGCAATGGGCAGAACTTAATAAAAATTACTAA
- a CDS encoding SDR family NAD(P)-dependent oxidoreductase, translating to MNKVALVTGSNGGFGTALVEELLRQGYYVVATMRNLANQAAIQALARTLGKANAVHCMKLDVTDTADVHRLAEWLEQKGGVVDLLINNAGYCQGGIVEKLTEDEWKAQYDVNLFGVITVTKVLLPLLRGSEKARIVNISSVSGLLGLPAMSPYSSSKFALEGLSESLRLELLPFDISVSLIEPASYKTKIWDKGLANVQIAHGEYQEFLDKVYAEAVQSFQGGSDPQEIQQVIRRIIRSRKPKMRYQLGRDAIFLYWAKRLLPWSVIEWVVKRKLL from the coding sequence TTGAACAAAGTAGCGCTCGTAACAGGAAGTAACGGTGGGTTTGGGACAGCGCTTGTAGAAGAGCTGCTTCGCCAGGGCTATTACGTTGTTGCCACAATGCGAAACTTAGCAAATCAAGCGGCTATCCAAGCGCTTGCACGCACGTTAGGGAAAGCGAATGCTGTTCATTGTATGAAGCTTGATGTGACCGATACAGCCGATGTGCACCGGCTTGCTGAGTGGCTGGAGCAGAAGGGTGGAGTTGTTGATCTGCTTATTAATAATGCAGGCTATTGTCAGGGTGGGATTGTCGAAAAATTAACAGAGGATGAGTGGAAAGCACAATATGACGTGAATTTGTTCGGGGTGATTACTGTTACGAAGGTCTTGCTTCCACTGTTAAGGGGGAGTGAGAAGGCGAGGATTGTGAATATCAGCAGTGTGAGCGGTCTGCTTGGGTTGCCTGCAATGTCGCCGTATTCGTCAAGCAAATTTGCGCTAGAAGGATTGAGTGAATCCCTTCGCTTAGAGCTTCTGCCATTTGATATTTCGGTTTCACTTATTGAGCCTGCCTCCTATAAAACAAAAATTTGGGACAAAGGCTTAGCAAATGTCCAAATCGCACATGGGGAGTACCAGGAGTTTTTGGACAAAGTGTATGCAGAAGCGGTGCAGTCATTTCAAGGCGGAAGTGACCCTCAAGAAATTCAGCAAGTCATTCGTCGTATTATCCGAAGCCGTAAGCCAAAGATGCGTTACCAGCTTGGCAGGGATGCCATTTTTCTCTACTGGGCAAAGCGGCTTCTGCCGTGGTCTGTCATTGAATGGGTTGTGAAGAGAAAGCTGTTATAA
- a CDS encoding PspA/IM30 family protein, producing the protein MGLITRIKNTISADLYELLEQKEQKNPIGMLNQHLRQCEQEVEKVRKLVERQYTLKQEFAREWSFAEQLAAKRKSQVEIASKAGEEQLQQFAMQEQLQYEERAVRLKEALLQAEHHLSELEQKYEEMKHKLKDMHIRRMELMGRENIARAHYRMNKVTDSGKYANEAFSNFGEMEQYIERLEQKVNADYNHSTIDTRIAQLEKELKKDDSSTVL; encoded by the coding sequence ATGGGTTTAATCACACGTATTAAAAATACAATTTCAGCTGACTTATATGAACTGTTAGAACAAAAGGAACAGAAAAATCCGATTGGGATGCTCAATCAACATTTACGCCAATGTGAGCAAGAGGTAGAGAAGGTTCGCAAGCTAGTTGAACGTCAGTATACGTTAAAACAGGAGTTTGCACGTGAATGGAGTTTTGCAGAGCAGCTTGCAGCAAAAAGAAAGAGCCAAGTAGAAATTGCTTCAAAAGCTGGTGAAGAACAATTACAGCAATTTGCGATGCAAGAACAGCTTCAATATGAAGAACGTGCTGTACGTTTGAAGGAAGCTCTTCTTCAAGCAGAACATCATCTAAGCGAACTTGAACAGAAGTATGAAGAGATGAAGCATAAGTTAAAGGATATGCACATCCGTCGCATGGAGCTGATGGGAAGAGAAAATATCGCACGTGCTCACTACCGGATGAATAAGGTAACTGATTCTGGAAAGTACGCGAATGAAGCCTTCTCGAACTTCGGTGAAATGGAGCAATACATTGAGCGGCTGGAGCAAAAGGTGAATGCCGATTATAATCACAGCACAATTGATACCCGTATTGCCCAGCTGGAAAAAGAATTGAAAAAAGATGATTCAAGCACAGTTTTATAA
- a CDS encoding adenylate cyclase — MDVVKILYHYLRTKKRTFSTREELAGFQYKMIEKHLAFVRASSLFYRNLKELPLMNKQKMMDHFDELNTVGISKEEAFKVALQAENTRDFSPTIGEITVGLSSGTSGNRGIFLVSKEERLMWAGIILAKALPKGILTKQRIAFFLRANSNLYSSVSSKRISFGFYDLLDEPDAHLTRLNDTQPDVLVAPPSMMRYLAEQKKRGQLRISPIKVITVAEVLDPLDEAVIQEGFNQQVHQIYQCTEGFLATTCSHGTLHLNEDLVKIDKKFLDNEKTKFHPIITDFTRKTQPIIRYELNDILTLKEKPCPCGSVMTAIEQIEGRSDDLFYFPKRGGAGVKAVFPDFIRRAVITADDRIEEYKVIQTSPSQLHIHMKTKCDRAEVEAKVREGILEVLESQGCEIPVFHFLDYQFKPGDKKLRRVERTYSIDECGDL, encoded by the coding sequence ATGGATGTTGTAAAAATCTTGTACCATTATTTGCGTACGAAAAAGCGGACTTTCTCTACACGTGAAGAATTAGCGGGTTTTCAATACAAAATGATTGAGAAGCACCTTGCTTTCGTGCGTGCTTCCTCTCTGTTTTACCGAAACTTAAAGGAACTGCCGCTTATGAATAAACAAAAAATGATGGACCACTTTGATGAGTTGAACACAGTTGGTATTTCTAAAGAAGAAGCATTCAAAGTTGCGTTACAGGCTGAGAATACACGTGATTTTTCGCCGACAATTGGTGAGATAACAGTCGGCTTATCGAGCGGGACCTCGGGGAACCGTGGAATTTTTTTAGTATCAAAGGAAGAGCGGCTCATGTGGGCGGGAATTATTTTAGCGAAAGCTCTTCCAAAGGGCATTCTTACAAAGCAGCGGATTGCCTTTTTCTTGCGGGCGAACAGCAATCTCTATAGCAGTGTTAGCAGTAAGCGTATTTCATTTGGATTCTATGACTTACTGGATGAGCCGGACGCTCACCTTACACGTTTGAATGACACACAGCCTGATGTGTTAGTTGCTCCGCCTTCGATGATGCGTTATTTAGCAGAACAGAAGAAGCGAGGTCAACTGCGCATTTCCCCGATCAAAGTAATCACAGTTGCGGAAGTATTAGACCCGCTTGATGAAGCTGTTATTCAAGAGGGGTTTAATCAGCAAGTGCATCAAATCTATCAATGTACAGAAGGATTCTTAGCAACAACATGCTCTCATGGAACACTTCATTTGAATGAGGACTTAGTGAAGATTGATAAGAAGTTTTTAGATAATGAAAAGACAAAGTTTCATCCGATTATTACGGACTTTACGCGGAAGACACAGCCGATTATTCGCTATGAGCTCAATGACATTTTGACGCTTAAGGAAAAACCTTGTCCATGCGGCAGTGTGATGACAGCAATTGAGCAAATTGAAGGCCGCAGTGATGACCTTTTTTATTTTCCGAAACGAGGTGGGGCAGGGGTGAAGGCTGTTTTTCCAGACTTTATTCGAAGAGCCGTTATAACAGCGGATGACCGTATTGAAGAATATAAGGTCATCCAGACGAGCCCAAGTCAACTTCACATACATATGAAAACGAAATGTGATAGAGCTGAGGTAGAAGCGAAGGTGAGAGAAGGTATTCTGGAAGTATTGGAAAGTCAAGGGTGTGAAATTCCTGTCTTTCATTTTCTAGATTATCAGTTCAAACCTGGAGATAAGAAATTACGGCGAGTTGAAAGGACTTATTCAATTGATGAATGCGGCGATTTATAG
- a CDS encoding DUF2935 domain-containing protein produces MQYYYGPQMPLRILDEAEFWKHQEEEHTVVIRELVSGLEQKYVDALKEWEKELSKTHQQVVRYIESVIRSGYYVPYQLYQQVLQLVSFCLEQSLQFIKLCQQIKDESEAVSKNPTAKVVLDHIIRESEYFVGIAQALLYGQQPKMHDQTRGE; encoded by the coding sequence ATGCAATATTATTATGGTCCACAGATGCCATTGCGAATTCTTGATGAAGCTGAATTTTGGAAGCATCAAGAGGAAGAGCACACCGTTGTCATTCGAGAACTCGTCTCTGGATTAGAACAGAAATATGTAGACGCGTTGAAAGAATGGGAGAAGGAGCTGTCGAAAACTCATCAGCAGGTTGTGCGTTATATTGAATCGGTTATTCGCTCAGGCTATTACGTACCCTATCAGCTCTATCAGCAAGTACTCCAGCTTGTTTCGTTTTGTTTAGAGCAAAGCCTGCAGTTTATTAAGCTATGCCAGCAGATTAAGGATGAAAGTGAAGCTGTCAGCAAAAACCCAACAGCGAAGGTTGTATTAGACCACATTATTCGTGAATCAGAATATTTTGTTGGGATCGCGCAAGCCCTTCTCTATGGTCAACAACCGAAAATGCACGACCAAACCCGAGGTGAATAG
- a CDS encoding UDP-galactose-lipid carrier transferase, producing the protein MGKRLDTVDLTKEMDSKKEYKKQLKHYQVELLKLQQTLYFQKIPAIFVFEGWDAAGKGGAIKRLTQRLDPRGYNVHPVSAPTTEEKQQHYLQRFWQRMPSYGEIAMFDRSWYGRVLVERVEQFASKNQWERAYTEINQFEKILADEGFIIGKFWFHVSPDEQLARFQSRAEDPLRRWKLTDEDWRNREKWEEYEEAVEDMLAETDTPYAPWTIIEGNDKKYARVKTLRTVVETIQDYLDKHGIEEKEL; encoded by the coding sequence ATGGGGAAACGATTAGACACAGTCGATTTAACGAAAGAAATGGATTCGAAAAAAGAATACAAAAAGCAACTCAAGCATTACCAAGTCGAATTATTGAAACTACAGCAAACATTATACTTTCAAAAGATACCGGCTATTTTCGTATTTGAAGGATGGGATGCAGCTGGAAAGGGAGGTGCGATTAAAAGGCTGACACAACGTCTCGACCCACGCGGCTATAATGTCCATCCTGTCAGTGCCCCGACAACTGAAGAGAAACAGCAGCACTATCTCCAACGCTTCTGGCAGAGGATGCCTTCTTACGGTGAAATTGCGATGTTTGATCGTTCTTGGTACGGAAGAGTACTCGTTGAGCGCGTCGAGCAGTTTGCTTCGAAAAATCAATGGGAGCGAGCCTACACAGAAATCAATCAATTTGAAAAAATCTTAGCAGATGAAGGGTTTATCATCGGGAAGTTCTGGTTCCATGTTAGTCCAGATGAACAGCTTGCAAGGTTTCAAAGCCGAGCAGAAGACCCATTAAGACGCTGGAAGCTAACAGACGAAGATTGGCGTAACCGTGAGAAATGGGAGGAGTACGAAGAAGCGGTGGAAGATATGCTTGCTGAAACCGATACACCGTACGCACCTTGGACAATTATTGAAGGAAATGATAAAAAGTATGCTCGTGTCAAAACGCTGCGCACAGTCGTCGAAACGATTCAAGACTACCTTGATAAGCACGGAATTGAAGAAAAGGAGCTTTAA